A stretch of Chloroflexota bacterium DNA encodes these proteins:
- a CDS encoding MFS transporter, producing the protein MRRELPAATLGVAAGLVLVLLIYLGSRGLKDFDSALVGYAVGTVFAAAAITHRYTRWISRPPTWRYFRAGWVNFLSWRNFLRYTTLIPRAWWTDIFAQTFILKRSTSRWFAHMAIFWGVVLSCAITFPLTFGWLRFTYIDPGVYQLWFFGLPMMTFPIEETFGWVLYHALDFTSVLLIAGLVVAMWRRITDAGLLVTQRFGFDLLPLVLLFAIALTGLMLTASSLWWEGRYYWFISLTHQVVVVAWLLSLPFGKFFHIVQRPASIGVTLYQVVNQDVAHYGPERSTGACARCGGELPSEQFVADLKATLADLGQRYELGDGQGAMQDYCPTCKRVLRGQAYYRLMGNRFV; encoded by the coding sequence GTGCGACGTGAGCTGCCGGCTGCCACACTGGGGGTAGCGGCCGGCCTGGTGCTGGTGCTGCTCATCTATCTCGGCTCGCGGGGCCTCAAGGACTTCGACTCGGCCCTCGTCGGGTACGCCGTGGGCACGGTCTTCGCCGCCGCGGCCATCACCCACCGCTACACCCGCTGGATCTCCCGTCCGCCCACCTGGCGCTACTTCCGCGCCGGCTGGGTCAATTTTCTGTCCTGGCGCAACTTCTTGCGCTACACCACGCTGATCCCGCGCGCGTGGTGGACGGACATCTTCGCGCAGACGTTCATCCTCAAGCGCAGCACGTCGCGCTGGTTCGCGCACATGGCGATCTTCTGGGGTGTCGTGCTCTCCTGCGCCATCACCTTCCCGCTGACCTTCGGCTGGCTGCGCTTCACCTACATCGATCCCGGCGTCTATCAGCTATGGTTCTTCGGGCTGCCGATGATGACGTTTCCCATCGAGGAGACGTTTGGCTGGGTGCTCTACCACGCCCTCGACTTCACATCGGTGCTGCTGATCGCCGGGCTGGTCGTCGCGATGTGGCGGCGGATCACAGACGCCGGGCTGCTGGTCACCCAGCGGTTCGGGTTCGATCTGCTGCCGCTGGTGCTGCTGTTCGCCATCGCGCTGACGGGGCTGATGCTGACGGCATCCTCGCTGTGGTGGGAGGGCCGCTACTACTGGTTTATCTCGCTCACCCATCAGGTGGTGGTGGTCGCGTGGCTGCTCTCGCTGCCGTTCGGCAAGTTCTTCCACATCGTGCAGCGACCGGCCTCGATTGGCGTCACCCTGTATCAGGTCGTCAACCAGGATGTTGCCCACTACGGCCCGGAGCGCTCGACCGGCGCCTGCGCCCGCTGCGGCGGCGAGCTGCCCTCCGAGCAGTTCGTTGCCGATCTCAAGGCGACGCTCGCCGATCTCGGGCAGCGCTACGAGCTTGGCGACGGGCAGGGCGCGATGCAGGATTACTGCCCGACCTGCAAGCGCGTGCTGCGCGGGCAGGCGTACTACCGGCTGATGGGCAATCGTTTCGTCTAA
- a CDS encoding molybdopterin oxidoreductase family protein, which produces MSVNRGTFVERRDVNEDFQQVGRAPSEWAGADRVPERLVPTHCSFCGVQCAMHLRVADGQVIGVEPRDYPHNRGSLCPKGIVAYQQASHPDRLTHPLIRRGGKGGRLERATWDEALDYIVGRWQAIQAEHGRDAVAVYSGSSMTNEKCYLTGKFARVGLGTRHIDYNGRLCMSSAATAYARAFGIDRSPLPMTDIPLADCIFVAGSNVAECFPIVMQWIWQARDRGASLIVADPRETPIARTADLWLPVRPGTDVALLNVMLRQVIRDGLVDEAYLAARTTGWADVRAAVEEYTPELAERITGVPAERIVAAARLYGRAPTSLIMHARGIEHSTHGINNCLACINLALARGQVGKPGGGTMMITGQGNGQGGREVGQKANQLPGYRHIDVLEERQYIADVWGIPEPELPQEGAAATEMVKLMADGTIKSCLILCSNLMVSLPDNQTVARALDALDPLVVIDFFLSETAERADVVLPGTVWCEDEGTTTNLEGRIVKINRAAEPPGEARRDWQILSELARRMGRGQFFQYAGTRQIFDELRLASKGGVSDYYGVTWEKIDAQDGVFWPCPTEDHPGTPRLFEERFGHPDGRARMSPLRYEPPAEEPSEAYPFRLTTGRVVYHYLSGTQTRRLGFLNAQAPEPWVEIHPMMAERLGIRDHEIVRVRTPRGAMDLKAVVVPTIRPDTLFIPFHYGHLGAANQLTNPAVDPACKIPEYKACAAAVERLDGRPLDLGEGDRAARVNYTPQTDPKMFPYAVGETKTPASQEAKRF; this is translated from the coding sequence ATGAGCGTCAATCGCGGCACCTTTGTCGAGCGGCGTGACGTCAACGAGGATTTCCAGCAGGTCGGCCGCGCGCCCTCAGAGTGGGCCGGCGCCGACCGCGTTCCCGAGCGGCTGGTCCCCACCCACTGCTCGTTTTGCGGCGTCCAGTGCGCGATGCACCTGCGCGTGGCCGACGGGCAGGTCATCGGCGTCGAGCCGCGTGACTATCCCCACAATCGCGGCTCGCTGTGCCCGAAGGGAATCGTGGCGTACCAGCAGGCGAGTCACCCGGACCGCCTCACCCATCCGCTGATCCGGCGGGGCGGGAAGGGCGGCCGGCTCGAACGGGCCACCTGGGACGAGGCTCTGGACTACATCGTCGGGCGCTGGCAGGCGATCCAGGCCGAGCACGGCCGGGACGCCGTTGCCGTCTACAGCGGCTCCTCGATGACCAACGAGAAGTGCTACCTGACCGGCAAGTTTGCGCGGGTCGGGCTGGGCACCCGCCACATCGACTACAACGGGCGGCTCTGCATGTCCTCGGCGGCCACGGCCTACGCCAGGGCGTTCGGGATCGACCGCTCGCCGCTGCCGATGACCGACATCCCGCTGGCGGACTGCATCTTCGTGGCCGGCTCCAACGTGGCCGAGTGCTTCCCCATCGTGATGCAGTGGATCTGGCAGGCCCGCGACCGTGGCGCCAGCCTGATCGTGGCCGACCCGCGCGAGACGCCCATCGCCCGCACCGCCGATCTCTGGCTGCCGGTCCGCCCGGGCACGGACGTGGCCCTGCTCAACGTGATGTTGCGGCAGGTGATCCGCGACGGGCTGGTGGACGAGGCGTATCTGGCCGCCCGCACGACCGGCTGGGCGGACGTCCGCGCGGCCGTCGAGGAGTACACCCCCGAGCTGGCCGAGCGCATCACCGGCGTCCCGGCCGAGCGGATCGTGGCGGCGGCCCGCCTCTACGGCCGCGCCCCGACCTCGCTGATCATGCATGCGCGCGGCATCGAGCACAGCACCCACGGCATCAACAACTGCCTCGCCTGCATCAACCTGGCCCTGGCACGGGGGCAGGTCGGCAAGCCCGGCGGCGGCACGATGATGATCACCGGCCAGGGCAACGGCCAGGGCGGGCGGGAAGTCGGGCAGAAGGCGAACCAGCTGCCCGGCTACCGGCACATCGACGTGCTGGAGGAGCGACAGTACATCGCGGACGTCTGGGGCATCCCGGAGCCGGAGCTGCCACAGGAGGGCGCCGCCGCTACCGAGATGGTCAAGCTGATGGCCGACGGGACCATCAAGAGCTGCTTGATCCTCTGCTCCAACTTGATGGTCTCGCTGCCGGACAACCAGACGGTGGCGCGGGCGCTCGACGCGCTCGATCCGCTGGTGGTGATCGACTTCTTCCTCTCGGAGACGGCTGAGCGGGCGGACGTGGTGCTGCCCGGCACGGTCTGGTGCGAGGACGAGGGGACGACGACCAATCTCGAAGGGCGCATCGTCAAGATCAACCGGGCCGCCGAGCCGCCCGGCGAGGCCCGCCGTGACTGGCAGATCCTTTCGGAGCTGGCGCGGCGGATGGGTCGCGGGCAGTTCTTCCAGTACGCAGGCACCCGCCAGATCTTCGACGAGCTGCGGCTGGCCTCGAAGGGCGGCGTCTCGGACTACTACGGCGTCACCTGGGAGAAGATCGATGCCCAGGACGGCGTCTTCTGGCCCTGCCCGACCGAGGATCACCCCGGCACGCCGCGCCTCTTCGAGGAGCGGTTCGGGCACCCGGACGGCCGGGCGCGGATGTCCCCGCTCCGCTACGAGCCGCCGGCCGAGGAGCCGAGCGAGGCGTACCCGTTCCGCCTGACGACCGGCCGGGTGGTCTACCACTACCTGAGCGGCACCCAGACGCGGCGGCTCGGCTTCCTCAACGCCCAGGCGCCCGAGCCGTGGGTCGAGATCCACCCGATGATGGCCGAGCGGCTGGGCATCCGGGACCACGAGATCGTGCGGGTGCGGACGCCGCGCGGCGCGATGGACCTGAAGGCCGTCGTCGTCCCGACGATCCGCCCGGACACCCTCTTCATCCCGTTCCACTACGGCCACCTGGGGGCCGCCAACCAGTTGACCAACCCGGCCGTGGACCCCGCCTGCAAGATCCCCGAGTACAAGGCCTGCGCCGCCGCCGTCGAGCGGCTGGACGGCCGGCCGCTCGACCTCGGGGAGGGGGATCGGGCTGCGCGCGTCAACTACACGCCGCAGACCGATCCGAAGATGTTCCCGTACGCCGTCGGCGAGACCAAGACGCCGGCCAGCCAGGAAGCGAAGCGTTTCTAG
- a CDS encoding 4Fe-4S binding protein, translating into MAIKTLFVDPSRCIGCRACEAACRECDSHKGESMVMVDFVDRGWSVATQPTVCMHCVDPVAPCAQVCPVLAIQITPEGVVQQAEPSRCIGCRNCVFACPFGVPKFDVEARLMKKCNLCYDRTAQDLKPWCAQACPTQALWYGDYEEFANQRQGRAINLTDFGTQTVRTRVYQVVAAETPALDLAGLLREARAEAGQPERSRQEAWVL; encoded by the coding sequence GTGGCGATCAAGACGCTGTTTGTCGATCCGTCGCGCTGCATCGGCTGCCGGGCCTGCGAAGCCGCCTGCCGGGAGTGCGACTCCCACAAGGGCGAGAGCATGGTCATGGTCGATTTCGTGGACCGTGGCTGGAGCGTTGCGACTCAACCCACGGTCTGCATGCACTGCGTGGACCCGGTCGCGCCGTGCGCCCAGGTCTGCCCGGTCCTGGCGATTCAGATCACGCCGGAGGGCGTGGTGCAGCAGGCCGAGCCGTCGCGGTGCATCGGCTGCCGGAACTGCGTGTTCGCCTGCCCGTTTGGCGTGCCCAAGTTTGATGTGGAAGCGCGGCTGATGAAGAAGTGCAACCTCTGCTACGACCGTACCGCTCAGGACTTGAAGCCGTGGTGCGCCCAGGCCTGCCCGACGCAGGCGCTCTGGTACGGCGACTACGAGGAGTTCGCCAACCAGCGGCAGGGACGGGCGATCAACCTCACGGACTTCGGGACGCAGACGGTCAGGACGAGGGTCTACCAGGTCGTGGCGGCTGAGACGCCGGCCCTGGACCTGGCCGGGCTGCTCCGCGAGGCCCGCGCCGAGGCCGGCCAGCCCGAGCGGTCGCGCCAGGAGGCCTGGGTCTTATGA
- a CDS encoding Rieske (2Fe-2S) protein produces the protein MSERASNIARMAAQGLPIPATVRPGRWRAAFPYHWDADDLVSRREMLRFAVLASGSLFAGTALLAVLGWIDNRRRGSPKPIVRATDVPEGAAHYFNYPEPDDQAVLLHLPGDRFVAFSQKCTHLSCAVYFQPEQRRLYCPCHEGVFDMETGEAVAGPPQRRLPQIALRRDGDMLVALEEMP, from the coding sequence ATGAGCGAGCGTGCGAGCAACATCGCCCGGATGGCGGCCCAGGGGCTGCCGATCCCGGCCACCGTGCGCCCCGGCCGCTGGCGGGCGGCCTTCCCCTACCACTGGGACGCCGACGACCTCGTCTCGCGGCGCGAGATGTTGCGGTTCGCGGTGTTGGCGTCAGGGTCACTGTTTGCCGGCACGGCGCTGCTGGCCGTGCTGGGCTGGATCGACAATCGGCGGCGCGGCTCGCCGAAGCCCATCGTGCGGGCGACAGACGTGCCCGAGGGGGCGGCCCACTACTTCAACTACCCCGAGCCAGACGACCAGGCCGTGCTGCTGCATCTGCCGGGCGACCGCTTCGTGGCGTTCAGCCAGAAGTGTACGCACCTGTCGTGCGCCGTCTACTTTCAGCCCGAGCAGCGGCGGCTCTACTGCCCGTGCCACGAGGGCGTCTTCGACATGGAGACCGGCGAGGCCGTGGCCGGGCCGCCACAGCGGCGGCTGCCGCAGATCGCGCTGCGCCGCGACGGCGACATGCTCGTCGCCCTGGAGGAGATGCCATGA
- a CDS encoding NarK/NasA family nitrate transporter, producing MTPAPAGRTAWIALALATLSMTVGFAVWGLLAPLAPLFRQQWGLTATEAGILVAVPVVLGSVARIPLGIVTDRYGGRLVFTVFLFFLTVPLVLAGLTGGFSSLLAVAFILGVAGAVFAIGVPFVVRWFPPARQGLALGIYGMGNIGTAIAALSAPPVATAWGWPFAFWVFVPVVLVMGVLVFLFGRDAPGPRPTASLAARLSPLKRPTAWVLSLFYFLTFGGFVAISVYLPTFLVDAFGLERADAASRAAGFVVLATLLRPVGGMLADRWGGAPVLNLTFLMVALLPIVLAFQPNIPVLTVAFLGMAAALGLGNGAVFKLVAETFPQETGAVTGLVGAAGGLGGFFPPILMGLVRDATGAYSIGFMLLSEIALGCLVVNLLVMQRRASALMPSR from the coding sequence ATGACGCCTGCGCCGGCCGGGCGGACTGCCTGGATCGCCCTGGCGCTGGCGACGCTGTCGATGACCGTCGGGTTTGCCGTGTGGGGGCTGCTCGCGCCGCTCGCGCCGCTGTTTCGGCAGCAGTGGGGACTGACCGCCACCGAGGCCGGCATCCTGGTGGCGGTCCCGGTCGTGCTGGGGTCGGTGGCGCGCATCCCGCTCGGCATCGTGACGGACCGCTACGGCGGCCGGCTCGTCTTTACCGTCTTCCTGTTCTTCCTGACCGTGCCGCTGGTGCTGGCCGGCCTGACCGGCGGCTTCTCGTCGCTGCTGGCGGTGGCGTTCATCCTGGGCGTGGCCGGGGCGGTCTTCGCCATCGGGGTGCCGTTCGTGGTGCGCTGGTTCCCGCCGGCGCGGCAGGGGCTGGCGCTTGGCATCTACGGCATGGGGAACATCGGGACGGCCATCGCCGCGCTGAGCGCGCCGCCCGTGGCGACGGCCTGGGGCTGGCCGTTCGCCTTCTGGGTGTTCGTGCCGGTCGTGCTGGTCATGGGGGTGCTGGTCTTCCTGTTCGGGCGGGACGCGCCCGGACCGCGACCGACGGCCTCGCTGGCGGCGCGGCTCTCGCCGCTCAAGCGCCCGACCGCCTGGGTGCTGAGCCTCTTCTACTTCCTGACCTTCGGTGGGTTCGTCGCCATCTCGGTGTACCTGCCGACCTTCCTGGTGGACGCCTTCGGGCTGGAGCGGGCCGACGCTGCGAGCCGGGCGGCCGGCTTCGTCGTGCTGGCGACGCTCCTGCGGCCGGTCGGCGGGATGCTGGCCGACCGCTGGGGGGGCGCGCCGGTCCTGAACCTGACGTTCCTGATGGTGGCGCTGTTGCCGATTGTGCTGGCGTTCCAGCCAAATATCCCCGTGCTGACCGTGGCGTTCCTGGGGATGGCGGCGGCGCTCGGGCTGGGGAACGGCGCGGTCTTCAAGCTGGTGGCCGAGACGTTTCCCCAGGAGACGGGCGCGGTGACGGGCCTGGTGGGCGCGGCGGGGGGGCTGGGCGGCTTCTTCCCGCCGATCCTGATGGGCCTCGTCCGAGATGCAACGGGGGCCTACTCCATCGGCTTCATGCTGCTCTCAGAGATTGCGCTCGGGTGCCTGGTGGTCAACCTGCTGGTGATGCAGCGGCGCGCGTCGGCGCTGATGCCGAGCCGGTAG